CGCAGGCCATCGGCGCCGGCCGGAAAGGGGCCCTGGCTATCGACGCCTTTTTGACCGGCCAGCCGTTGCCGGCCGAGGAAAAAATTACGATATCCTACGAAGGCAACCTCCTGGGACCAGCAGCGCCGCCGCCGGGTCGAAATGGGCCAGCGCCAGGGCCGCCCGGGTGGTACCGCAGGCGGGGCAGGGCAGACTGGTGAGGGTCTTGAAGGGGCACTGCGGCAGAGTACCGGCCAGAAGCTCCGCCAGCGGCGAGAGCAAGACCAGCACCACCGCCACCGTCCCCCAGAGCAGACCCAGCTGACGATCAGAGCTCATGGCGTCCCGGGGAGGGTCGGTGCTCGCCGCTCGCGGCAGGCCCCGAGCCCGTAGGCTATTGCAGCGACTCGAAGAATCCGCTGCTGGCGCCGACACCGGCCCCGACGGCGATCATCACGACGACGATGATGCACACGCAGCACAGGATGAGCGGCAGCAGCGTGGCGAGAATCGACTTGCCCTGGGTGGTGCGGTGCACGTGGATGAAGCCGATGACGAAGAGCACGATTTGCCACGCAAAGGTGATGAAGCCCCCGAGGATGGGCACGATGGAGGCCAGCTGCGCCACGCTGCCGTAGCAGACCACCCGCAGGGTGCCCTCGAAGCCGGTCTCCGAGCTCTCCAAACCACCGACGATCATCAGACAGAGATGCAGGATCCCGGCCCAGATGAAGAGACTGATGAGGGCGAAGGCCGGCGCGAGAATGGCGATGAGGATCAGGGCCACCCCGGTTCCGGCGATGGCCACCCCGGCGTCCTCCATACCCTGAAGCATGGGAGCCATGGAGGCGCTGTTGAACAGGAATTGCCACAGCATGGCCACCATGGTGCTGAACCACCACACGAGGATGCCGAAGAAGAGCGGGCTCGCATAGTCGCCGGTGCGGCGCGCTCGCTGAAAGGCTTCCGCGGGATTCATGATCAGCAGCTTGATGGTCTCCACCAGGCCGCCGGCGAAGCCCAGCTGGTCCCGATTTTCCCACGGCAGGGGCTCCAGGGCCCGCGGTGCCGGTGGCTCTCCCGGCGGGCCGGGGGGCTGGGGCGGCATGGGGGGCTGAGGAGGCCGGGGCGGTTGGGGCGGGGGCGGGAAGCCTTGCTCTTCGTTCATCGGAATCTCCGGTGGTCAGCGATCAGGGTCGAGGTGCCGGTTCGAGGCTCGAGACGAGATCGCCGGCCGGCACCCTTGACGATGCCGGCCGGCGCGGGTTGGCTCAGCTTCCCGTGCCATCCAAGGCGATTGGCGAGATCAGAATCGATCCGCGTATTGGCTGACGCCAGGGATGATCAGGCGCTGCCCGCCCACGGCCTTGACGATACAGGCGATATGAAGGGCGAAAAGAGCGAGCATAGTAAGCAGATACGTGATGCAGCCCAGGCAATCGAGCCCAGCAGCGTTCAGCGCAAAATTGACGATCATAAAAGCAAACATGACTATGATGTCCATGACCGTCAAAACCAGTCCGTGCTTTGCGTGCCACTGGAGTTCCGGATCTTCCTTTTCCCCCAACAACGGGATCAGAGAGAGAAGCGGAATGTAGGAGAGGACCAGCATCGGCGTGTTCTGGGACGGCGTCGGCGCGCTCCCTCCTACACCACCGCCGGGCGGGGGCGGCGGGGGCGAAGCCGGCGGCGGGTCGCTGGGGGGTGGCGGTGGGGGTGCACCGGGGGTTTCTGGGTTCTCACTCATCGCGCACGCTCCTTCCAAAGGACGTTCCATCCAAGGTGTTTCGATCCGAAAGAGTAGTGATCAGTCTATACAACGGTGCCGATGCTCTCAAGAAGAGCCGCCCTCCGGCGGCGTCTTCGAGGCCTCCTCTGCGGCGCTCAGGCCCAGCTCCGCCAGGTTCTCCTCCAGCTCCCGGCGGCGATGCCGGTGGACCGCGAGGAGCAACTCCACGGCGGCGCCGTAGCTCTCCTCGACCAGCTCCACCGCCGGCGGATGGACCAGCCGCTTGACCGCCCCCAGGCGGTCGTAGGGGAGTTCCAGGCGCACCCGGTCGGTGGGCACTCGCAACACCGTGGGCAGCGCTTCCAGGGCCAGCCGAGTGGCTTCGGCGTAGGCGCGGGCCAACCCACCCTTGCCCAGCTTGATACCGCCGTACCAGCGCACCACCACCGCCAGCACGTCGCTCAGCTCAGCTCCCCGCAGCACCTGCAGCATGGGCAAACCAGCGGTGCCGGCGGGCTCCCCGTCGTCGCTGGAACGCTCGTCACCGCGGGCCCCTAGGCGCCAG
The sequence above is drawn from the Acidobacteriota bacterium genome and encodes:
- a CDS encoding YIP1 family protein; its protein translation is MNEEQGFPPPPQPPRPPQPPMPPQPPGPPGEPPAPRALEPLPWENRDQLGFAGGLVETIKLLIMNPAEAFQRARRTGDYASPLFFGILVWWFSTMVAMLWQFLFNSASMAPMLQGMEDAGVAIAGTGVALILIAILAPAFALISLFIWAGILHLCLMIVGGLESSETGFEGTLRVVCYGSVAQLASIVPILGGFITFAWQIVLFVIGFIHVHRTTQGKSILATLLPLILCCVCIIVVVMIAVGAGVGASSGFFESLQ
- a CDS encoding YigZ family protein — translated: MSSDPDSSAHRAPGAYRAPRRAAEAELRERKSRFLGLLFPVTGEAAAQERLEEVRRSYPDATHHCWAWRLGARGDERSSDDGEPAGTAGLPMLQVLRGAELSDVLAVVVRWYGGIKLGKGGLARAYAEATRLALEALPTVLRVPTDRVRLELPYDRLGAVKRLVHPPAVELVEESYGAAVELLLAVHRHRRRELEENLAELGLSAAEEASKTPPEGGSS
- a CDS encoding DUF2752 domain-containing protein produces the protein MSSDRQLGLLWGTVAVVLVLLSPLAELLAGTLPQCPFKTLTSLPCPACGTTRAALALAHFDPAAALLVPGGCLRRIS